Proteins co-encoded in one Prescottella sp. R16 genomic window:
- a CDS encoding ABC transporter permease: MVGFDTRVRLRRAARPVDAVYGGLADVGRHVTFYGRTVASLPYAAVRYRKHVLTQIGEVSFGNRSLLSGGGTVGIVFAMSLAAAMMLGVETHRGLELIGMSTLSGMLSAIANTRELAPVVVAIALAAKVGTGFTAQLGAMRISDEIDALDSMAVRSIPFLAGTRVLAAMVCVLPIFMIGLLASYLSTRLVIVLFNGASAGTYDYFFHLALSPVDLVYAAVKAIVFAAVVALVHCAYGYFASGGPAGVGQAAGRALRTAILAIGVLDVLMTFALWGLVPTVPGMGV; this comes from the coding sequence ATGGTGGGGTTCGATACGCGGGTGCGTCTGCGCCGGGCCGCCCGGCCGGTGGACGCCGTGTACGGCGGGCTCGCCGATGTGGGCCGGCACGTCACGTTCTACGGCCGCACGGTGGCGTCGTTGCCGTATGCGGCGGTCCGCTACCGCAAGCACGTCCTCACCCAGATCGGTGAGGTGAGTTTCGGTAACCGTTCGCTGCTGTCGGGTGGCGGGACGGTGGGGATCGTGTTCGCGATGTCGTTGGCGGCGGCGATGATGCTGGGCGTCGAAACGCATCGCGGGCTGGAACTGATCGGCATGTCGACGCTGTCGGGGATGCTGTCGGCGATCGCGAACACCCGCGAGCTGGCGCCGGTGGTGGTGGCGATCGCGTTGGCGGCGAAGGTGGGGACGGGGTTCACGGCGCAGCTGGGGGCGATGCGGATCTCCGACGAGATCGACGCGCTGGATTCGATGGCGGTGCGGTCGATTCCGTTCCTGGCGGGCACGCGGGTGCTGGCGGCGATGGTGTGTGTGCTGCCGATCTTCATGATCGGACTGCTCGCCAGCTATCTGTCGACGCGGCTGGTGATCGTTCTGTTCAACGGGGCGTCGGCGGGCACGTACGACTACTTCTTCCACCTGGCGCTGTCCCCGGTCGATCTGGTGTATGCGGCGGTCAAGGCGATCGTGTTCGCGGCGGTGGTGGCGTTGGTGCACTGCGCGTACGGCTATTTCGCGTCGGGCGGTCCGGCGGGGGTGGGTCAGGCGGCGGGGCGGGCGTTGCGGACGGCGATCCTGGCGATCGGCGTCCTGGACGTGCTCATGACGTTCGCGCTGTGGGGTCTGGTGCCCACCGTCCCGGGGATGGGGGTGTGA
- a CDS encoding MCE family protein: protein MRRRGTSTAAFAVRGAVATVAAVAVGTLMVLHGTGRLDRDPEVTVEVPAAVGLITGEAPVRFHGVNVGRIAGIEPGVDASRARLQIDAHVIGRIPASVTARVLPRTFFGDIYVQLSGTPDGTALADGDEIRIDAGPDAVALYDVYTRLVDVLDRMRPQQMQVALSTLAHTLDGRGATIGRTVDRLAAAAPTLTPAVQGLLDAAPDFRTVLQSLDAATPDVLATLESVTGLSRTVVDRADDVTATIGTAAEFAPTVADFVGDNRDELLTVLDASGTILGTAATNPGGLTATLEGARTFGAAGARVFATGRFDIVAVPTFTDPLPYTSADCPSYGTLPGACGPRAPERQGPQR, encoded by the coding sequence GTGCGCCGGCGCGGGACGAGTACCGCGGCGTTCGCGGTGCGCGGCGCGGTGGCGACCGTGGCCGCGGTCGCGGTGGGCACGCTGATGGTGCTGCACGGCACCGGCCGGCTGGACCGCGACCCGGAGGTGACGGTGGAGGTGCCGGCCGCGGTCGGGCTGATCACGGGGGAGGCGCCGGTCCGGTTCCACGGCGTGAACGTGGGCCGCATCGCCGGCATCGAGCCGGGGGTGGACGCGTCGCGGGCGCGGCTGCAGATCGACGCCCACGTGATCGGGCGGATCCCGGCGTCGGTGACGGCCCGGGTGCTGCCGCGAACCTTCTTCGGCGACATCTACGTTCAACTGTCCGGGACCCCGGACGGGACGGCTCTCGCCGACGGCGACGAGATCCGGATCGATGCCGGCCCCGACGCGGTGGCCCTGTACGACGTGTACACGCGGCTGGTGGACGTGCTGGACCGGATGCGGCCGCAGCAGATGCAGGTGGCGTTGTCGACGCTCGCGCACACCCTGGACGGGCGGGGTGCCACGATCGGCCGGACGGTCGACCGGTTGGCGGCGGCCGCCCCGACGCTGACCCCGGCGGTGCAGGGACTGCTGGACGCGGCCCCCGATTTCCGGACGGTGCTGCAGTCCCTCGACGCCGCCACCCCGGACGTGCTGGCGACGCTGGAGTCGGTGACAGGCCTGTCCCGCACCGTCGTCGACCGTGCGGACGACGTCACCGCCACGATCGGTACGGCCGCCGAATTCGCGCCCACGGTCGCCGATTTCGTGGGCGACAACCGGGACGAGCTGCTGACGGTGCTGGATGCGTCGGGGACGATCCTGGGGACGGCGGCCACGAATCCGGGTGGGCTCACCGCGACGCTGGAGGGGGCGCGCACGTTCGGGGCGGCGGGGGCGCGGGTGTTCGCGACGGGCCGGTTCGACATCGTCGCGGTGCCCACGTTCACCGATCCGCTGCCGTACACGTCGGCGGACTGCCCGAGTTACGGGACACTGCCGGGCGCGTGCGGACCCCGAGCCCCGGAACGACAGGGCCCGCAGCGGTGA
- a CDS encoding MCE family protein: protein MRTPSPGTTGPAAVTARWLPLVKVAAFCAVGVVCGLLVANTLSVPVRGATDGYAAVFTDVEGLHVGNPVTLSGVRVGRVAAIEVAGAADGTRTAVVRFEVASAHRLDGEVTAAVRYADMLGARYLALTPPAVPSGRPLEPGATIPVERTTPPVDLTALMNGFAPLFDAVDPGRVNTLSRAFVETFAGRGAAVSTLLDGIATLGTDLVDRRAVFEELTANTSALLASLDDRQPQLEELLAGLRQLTAATAGSDAEVAAVLDHGDRAVAALAGTLSRSEASIGGAVTDATAVTGEWIANTDPFERFLAGMPRFADGVNRISRYGGFVSLYLCTFVVKAGDVEADLFGSTHSEVCR from the coding sequence GTGCGGACCCCGAGCCCCGGAACGACAGGGCCCGCAGCGGTGACGGCCCGCTGGTTGCCGCTGGTGAAGGTGGCGGCGTTCTGTGCGGTGGGGGTGGTGTGCGGGCTGCTGGTGGCGAACACGTTGTCGGTGCCGGTGCGGGGCGCCACGGACGGGTATGCGGCGGTGTTCACGGATGTGGAGGGCCTGCACGTGGGGAATCCGGTGACGTTGTCGGGGGTGCGGGTGGGGCGGGTGGCGGCGATCGAGGTGGCGGGCGCGGCGGACGGGACACGGACGGCGGTGGTGCGGTTCGAGGTGGCGTCGGCGCACCGGCTGGACGGTGAGGTGACGGCCGCGGTGCGGTATGCGGACATGCTGGGTGCCCGCTATCTGGCGCTCACTCCGCCGGCGGTACCGTCCGGGCGTCCGCTCGAGCCGGGCGCGACGATCCCGGTGGAGCGGACCACGCCGCCGGTGGATCTGACGGCGTTGATGAACGGGTTCGCGCCGCTGTTCGACGCCGTCGATCCGGGGCGGGTGAACACGCTGTCCCGGGCGTTCGTGGAGACGTTCGCGGGCCGGGGTGCGGCGGTGTCGACGTTGTTGGACGGGATCGCCACGCTCGGAACAGATCTCGTGGACCGGCGGGCGGTGTTCGAGGAGTTGACGGCGAACACGTCCGCACTGCTCGCGTCCCTCGACGATCGGCAGCCGCAGCTCGAGGAGTTGCTGGCGGGGCTGCGGCAGCTCACCGCGGCGACGGCGGGCAGCGATGCGGAGGTGGCGGCGGTTCTCGATCACGGGGATCGGGCGGTGGCGGCGCTGGCGGGCACCCTGTCCCGGTCGGAGGCGTCGATCGGCGGGGCGGTGACGGATGCGACGGCGGTGACCGGTGAGTGGATCGCGAACACGGATCCGTTCGAGCGGTTCCTGGCGGGGATGCCGCGGTTCGCGGACGGCGTCAACCGGATCAGCCGGTACGGCGGGTTCGTGAGCCTGTACCTGTGCACGTTCGTGGTGAAGGCCGGGGACGTGGAGGCGGATCTGTTCGGGTCGACGCATTCGGAGGTGTGCCGATGA